From a region of the Candidatus Poribacteria bacterium genome:
- a CDS encoding DUF1080 domain-containing protein: MKTMMAMLMLTLFASSVWAEIFRDDFNDGDLKGWTFIQGAEHGRIQDSALVLSSPNPKAEFGAEAVIAVDGIIASDYEVSVSVKISRLVEGILRGPHIGLRAHIPQRLEPFIESFQGNKTLRTLPYEQSYKFILGYQDIGGGVTKRGFGATIQHVEVSKKGNRWNINSEGRSRAFRLFDFRLHKWYRLKIIAKGNRFQCFIDDIEMLDFLNDTYTAGRIYLSSGWGNRVHFDDFEVQYEALAVQSRKQLTTTWGERKGGFH, encoded by the coding sequence ATGAAAACCATGATGGCTATGTTGATGCTTACGTTGTTTGCGTCATCAGTATGGGCAGAGATATTTCGTGATGATTTTAACGATGGTGACTTAAAGGGATGGACATTCATACAAGGTGCCGAACATGGTAGGATTCAGGATAGTGCATTGGTTCTCAGTTCTCCCAATCCTAAGGCCGAGTTTGGGGCAGAGGCTGTCATTGCTGTTGATGGTATAATCGCAAGCGACTATGAAGTGTCAGTGTCTGTAAAAATCAGCAGGCTAGTTGAGGGTATTCTGCGTGGTCCACACATTGGGCTGCGCGCTCATATACCTCAACGCCTTGAGCCGTTCATTGAAAGTTTTCAGGGTAACAAGACGCTCCGAACGCTTCCGTACGAGCAATCTTACAAGTTTATCCTAGGTTATCAGGATATAGGTGGTGGAGTTACAAAAAGAGGTTTTGGAGCGACCATTCAACATGTGGAGGTTTCTAAGAAAGGAAACAGATGGAATATCAATAGCGAGGGCAGATCGCGTGCATTTCGATTATTTGATTTCAGACTGCACAAGTGGTATCGGTTGAAGATCATCGCCAAGGGGAATCGGTTTCAATGCTTTATTGATGATATAGAAATGCTAGATTTTCTTAACGACACCTACACGGCGGGGAGAATTTATCTGTCGTCAGGATGGGGGAACCGTGTCCACTTCGACGACTTTGAGGTTCAATATGAGGCTCTTGCAGTACAGTCCCGAAAGCAACTCACGACCACTTGGGGAGAGAGAAAGGGTGGCTTCCATTGA
- a CDS encoding tetratricopeptide repeat protein, with product MNTIKYLLILATTVVAISIGLAQAPTESPELDSKLYELHFQEGKAHNDNGDRALARKHFLMTIYLHPDHAGANYQLGLMAYSDNNYSAAISFLERASVAMPDKVELYYWLGGAYWKKSRAEGAIENYRKAVALDSQHENRFSLYALENLAEVYTRTERLQESMEAYQAALERETRSGWISKIKDQIAELYLTMGTYQDDGNTRYNEKGEAIGGIGNGDMRTNRYFEIARHTTDPIKEAIYYQKSIEADPGMYQSYFNLGWALTRQRKYAEAVPAFIRSDEVWRQDQNWNPEANPKIDAHAFLALCYIELGEPEKALDYAEIALGSAPNYYYGLLYKARALTKLDRPQEAIPILESLVDANPDEAEILYALYEGYSIALEPKLALAALHQAVRAQVDSQQKTRWQEEINVLKGK from the coding sequence ATGAATACGATTAAATATCTCCTTATTCTTGCGACGACAGTCGTCGCGATTTCGATCGGGTTGGCTCAAGCGCCAACGGAAAGCCCTGAGTTGGATTCCAAATTGTATGAGCTCCACTTTCAAGAGGGCAAGGCACACAATGACAACGGGGATAGAGCACTCGCTCGGAAGCATTTCCTGATGACAATCTATCTTCATCCCGACCACGCCGGTGCGAACTATCAACTTGGACTGATGGCATATAGTGACAATAATTATTCGGCTGCCATCTCTTTCCTGGAAAGAGCGAGTGTGGCAATGCCAGATAAGGTCGAACTTTACTACTGGCTTGGCGGTGCATACTGGAAAAAGAGCCGGGCAGAAGGGGCGATAGAAAACTACCGAAAAGCGGTTGCACTCGATTCGCAACACGAGAATCGTTTTTCGCTCTATGCGTTAGAGAACCTCGCCGAAGTCTATACCCGGACGGAACGTCTCCAAGAGTCAATGGAGGCTTATCAGGCAGCACTGGAACGCGAAACGCGAAGTGGGTGGATCTCAAAAATCAAAGATCAGATTGCTGAACTGTATTTGACAATGGGCACCTATCAAGACGATGGCAACACACGATACAATGAAAAAGGCGAAGCTATCGGTGGTATTGGTAATGGAGATATGCGCACCAATCGTTACTTCGAGATAGCGAGACACACCACCGACCCAATCAAAGAAGCAATCTATTATCAGAAATCGATTGAAGCGGATCCGGGGATGTATCAGTCCTATTTTAATTTGGGTTGGGCGTTGACTCGGCAGCGGAAATACGCTGAAGCGGTTCCTGCTTTTATCCGTTCAGACGAAGTTTGGCGACAAGATCAGAACTGGAATCCAGAAGCGAACCCCAAAATCGACGCGCACGCATTTTTAGCGCTCTGTTATATCGAACTAGGGGAACCGGAAAAGGCGCTTGATTACGCCGAAATAGCGTTGGGTTCCGCTCCGAACTACTATTACGGCTTGTTGTATAAAGCAAGAGCGTTGACCAAACTAGATCGTCCTCAAGAGGCAATACCGATTCTGGAAAGCTTAGTTGACGCAAATCCAGACGAAGCAGAAATATTGTACGCGCTTTACGAGGGTTATAGCATAGCATTAGAGCCAAAATTGGCACTTGCTGCGCTACACCAAGCTGTCCGCGCTCAGGTGGACAGTCAACAGAAAACACGTTGGCAAGAAGAGATCAACGTGCTGAAAGGGAAATGA
- a CDS encoding YceI family protein: MTRFNRYALILGMIATMILSAGAFAAENPCNPCGGEATNPCNPCNPCSGMKHFGIDDPRGRDVLTFDSKAPLEKIVGTTSKITGSVQVNPKDIMKGLKASFSLDLASLKTGIDKRDEHMRDNFLETAKYPQAMLTIDKVTKASDNMLMDGKTLTVDAEGTLSLHGAKNAVHLKDITITYFDESEATKGRLPGDLLIINGGFSLNLPDYNIEVPQFIFLKLAETIKVSVDLAGSTATTGVANPCNPCNPCAGVNPCNPCAGENPCNPCNPCGGANPCNPCNPCGE, encoded by the coding sequence ATGACAAGATTCAACCGTTACGCCTTGATTTTGGGCATGATAGCAACAATGATTTTATCAGCCGGAGCCTTTGCTGCCGAGAACCCATGCAACCCCTGCGGTGGAGAAGCGACAAACCCCTGTAATCCCTGCAATCCATGTTCGGGGATGAAACACTTTGGAATTGATGACCCCAGAGGCAGAGATGTACTCACTTTCGATTCCAAGGCACCGCTCGAAAAAATTGTCGGCACAACCAGCAAAATTACGGGCTCCGTTCAGGTCAATCCAAAGGACATCATGAAGGGATTGAAGGCATCCTTTTCATTGGATCTCGCCAGCTTGAAGACAGGAATCGACAAGCGCGATGAACATATGCGGGATAACTTCTTGGAGACAGCCAAATATCCCCAAGCGATGCTCACGATAGACAAAGTAACCAAAGCCTCTGATAACATGCTCATGGATGGGAAGACGCTCACGGTAGACGCTGAAGGCACTTTATCATTACATGGGGCTAAAAACGCCGTCCATCTAAAAGATATTACGATCACTTATTTCGACGAGAGTGAAGCCACCAAGGGCAGGCTGCCGGGCGATCTCCTGATAATTAACGGTGGCTTTTCGCTGAATCTTCCCGATTATAATATTGAAGTGCCGCAATTCATCTTTCTCAAACTAGCAGAGACAATAAAGGTGAGCGTGGACTTGGCCGGTTCGACAGCGACAACGGGGGTTGCTAACCCTTGCAATCCGTGCAACCCGTGCGCAGGGGTGAATCCCTGTAATCCGTGTGCAGGAGAGAATCCTTGTAATCCCTGCAATCCGTGTGGGGGAGCGAACCCTTGTAACCCATGCAACCCTTGTGGCGAATAG
- a CDS encoding glycosyltransferase family 2 protein → MSVSVIIPAFNEEESIGKVIADIPKVCVQEIIVVDNGCLDRTAEVAHAAGARVVREDHRGYGFACLAGIAALNAPEIVVFLDGDYSDFPSEMPLLIQPILAGEAEMAIGSRIRGVREKGALLPQARFGNALATFLIRLLFHVHYTDLGPFRAIRYEQLLSMDMQDKTFGWTVEMQVKAAKMGLRVCEVPVSYRKRIGQSKITGTVKGTILAGYKIITTILRYGLIR, encoded by the coding sequence ATGAGCGTATCTGTTATTATCCCCGCCTTCAATGAAGAGGAGTCAATCGGCAAAGTCATCGCCGATATTCCCAAGGTGTGCGTTCAAGAGATTATTGTTGTTGATAACGGTTGTCTTGACCGAACGGCTGAAGTAGCTCACGCTGCGGGGGCACGGGTGGTAAGAGAGGACCACAGAGGTTACGGTTTTGCGTGTCTCGCAGGCATCGCGGCGCTAAACGCACCAGAAATTGTGGTGTTCCTCGATGGCGACTATAGCGACTTTCCGTCAGAGATGCCGTTGCTAATCCAACCAATTCTTGCCGGGGAGGCAGAGATGGCGATAGGTTCGCGAATCCGTGGCGTGCGTGAGAAAGGGGCTTTGCTTCCGCAGGCTCGTTTTGGCAATGCACTTGCCACCTTTCTGATTCGGCTGCTATTTCACGTCCACTACACTGACTTGGGTCCCTTCCGCGCGATTCGCTATGAACAGCTGCTATCGATGGATATGCAGGACAAAACCTTTGGGTGGACGGTTGAGATGCAAGTCAAAGCAGCCAAGATGGGATTACGTGTGTGCGAAGTACCGGTTAGTTATCGTAAGCGGATTGGACAATCGAAAATTACAGGAACCGTTAAAGGAACAATTTTAGCCGGATATAAAATTATTACAACAATTCTTCGTTACGGTTTGATACGATGA
- a CDS encoding Crp/Fnr family transcriptional regulator: protein MKRLEKIWYLKHFDIFKDLTDREIDVIDRISYMKHYKRRERIYGQGDPGDLVYLLKEGRVKIYKRSPDGKELTLAVLENGEIFGEMALIDEEPRGTIAETLDDSDICVIRRRDFEMLLKKKPDLAMHVTKLIGLRRREIENQLENLVFRNAPSRLAALLMSLAEKHGVRDSQGIILNVKLSQQELANLIGTARETTSALLNEFKRLGFIDMRHRRIKILEQWQLKKIADAKMKEFSIKVDREEESEAVVQ, encoded by the coding sequence ATGAAAAGACTAGAAAAAATTTGGTATCTGAAGCATTTTGATATTTTCAAGGATTTGACCGACAGAGAAATCGACGTCATTGACCGTATTTCATATATGAAGCATTACAAGCGACGTGAACGGATTTACGGTCAAGGTGATCCGGGAGATCTGGTCTACCTGCTCAAAGAAGGACGGGTCAAGATCTATAAGCGGTCACCTGATGGCAAGGAGTTGACGTTGGCAGTGCTTGAAAATGGTGAAATCTTTGGTGAGATGGCGTTAATTGATGAGGAGCCCCGCGGCACAATCGCGGAGACACTGGATGATTCAGATATCTGTGTGATACGTCGTCGGGACTTTGAGATGCTGTTGAAGAAGAAGCCAGACTTGGCGATGCACGTCACCAAACTAATCGGACTGCGACGGCGTGAGATCGAAAACCAACTTGAAAATTTAGTATTCCGAAATGCACCGTCCCGGCTGGCTGCCCTGCTTATGTCGTTAGCAGAGAAGCACGGTGTACGTGATAGCCAAGGCATTATCCTGAACGTGAAACTTTCGCAGCAGGAATTAGCAAATTTGATCGGAACAGCACGGGAAACGACGAGTGCACTCCTCAATGAGTTCAAGCGGCTCGGTTTTATAGATATGCGCCACCGGCGAATTAAAATTCTGGAGCAATGGCAGCTAAAAAAAATCGCGGACGCAAAGATGAAGGAATTTTCAATCAAGGTTGACCGCGAAGAGGAAAGCGAAGCTGTTGTCCAATAA